Sequence from the Polypterus senegalus isolate Bchr_013 chromosome 3, ASM1683550v1, whole genome shotgun sequence genome:
AAGAATGTCAGGTGAATCTTCTGATGATTAGCAAGGAAACAAGGAAGGGATCACTAGTTAATCTTTACTTCTCCGGTTAATCATTATGGAAGATTCAGATCATGcttctgtgtgtatgcacaatTTTGCTTCATTCCTTCACGTAGAGCTATTAATATGAGACTTTAATGGACAGAGTGAAGCTTGGAGCACTCTGTACTGAAAAGCCATATTCTTCTGCTGGTGATTTTATCAGAAGCAACCAGAAATGAAATATTGAACAAATTAAAGGTTTGTGAGTTGTATTTATATTTAGTGAAAAATCAGTCAATCCATCACATTTAACTAAAACCAATCACAAAGATTGTCACAAATAACTTAAACAGCCCACTCATCCATCTGCGTTCAGAAAccactttttccattacaaaGTCATGAGAAGGGGGAGGCTAACAGAACAGAGATGGGACATCAGGATCTACTGATAAAGGTCCAAATTATGATCACCTTTTAAAACTTAACATGTACAGAGGATACTGAAAATATTCAGccaccttcactttctgcacactttattgtgctgtacaaGAAATTTTAAATGGCTTGTCATTAATGctcattaatctacactcaataaaacataaagacaaagtaaaaacatattttcagaagattttaaatttattaaaagtcaaaaactgaatttTCTCAATTCAGACCCTTTTGCTctagcactccaaattgtggtcaagtGTGTCCTGTTGGCTTTAATTATCCCTGAGATGTGATTGGAGGCCACCTATAGAaaattgattggacattatttagaaagacacacacatcTACAGTAAGTAGTAGGTCTCACAATTTACACTGTATATCAGGGCAAAAACCAAGGAACTTTGTAtacaaagctggacagtttaacatctgcagcagagcgacgggcattaagcaaactcctgtcaatcatgaagaatccattgcatccactgaacagtgtcatcaccagacagaggagtagctttagtgacagacttttgtcactgtcctgctccactgacagagtgaggagatcgttcctcccccacattatgcgactcttcaattccacccaggggagtaaatgctaagttattgtctgtttttacattgcatttttattactatttaatttaatatatatatatattttttgtatcagtatactgctgctggattgtgtgaatttccccttgggattaataaagtatctatctctcaaTCTATCTAGACCTCCAttatcaaactgtggtgaggcatagatcaaggTACAGGTATAAAACCCTTTTTGAAGCCGTCAGTGTTCCTAAGAGTACAGtaacctcaataattgtgaaatggaataaGCGTGGAATCACCAGAACTATTTTTAGAGTTGGGCAACCCTTTCCAAAATGAGTTTTATTCAGGGATGTGACAAAGaaaccaatggtcactctaacaaagATTCTAACAGTACTCTTTTGAGAACACAGAACTTGTCGGAAAGAGgaacatctcagcagcactccatcaagcacttgtttatggtagagtggctagatggaagccactttTGAGTAAAAGTTCATTCATTGTCCATCGAGCAGctgttatttcttttaatatacaGCATTGCATGAAGATAGCATGCCATCTCGTGGCGAAATAAGGGAAAATCAACCCAagaacaaatacagaaaaaaatacaatttttgaaaaaGTTCCTTTGGACATCCGCAAGATTATTATGCGTTGGACTAAGTAGCAAAACTTTTTATGATGACCTAAATATGTATTCCCTAAATTCATACTAACAGGGATTTTcctgtgctttttccccacctaGCACCAATATACGTACACGcacatatttttttgtacattcgTACTACCCAAAGAATGACAAGAAAGACATGATGAACAATGCTTCAGACTTATAACGAAACAcattaatttcacaaataaattacaattaaGCTACTTTATCTCGCTAGTTCCCAAAACCCTaattcaaacacacacacgtttTTGCGAAGTTGTGAGATAATCCGGAAGTAGTATCTGCCGTCACTTCCGCTGAGCCTGTCATCTGTGGGTTGAGGGGCTGTGCGCGCGCATCTCCTGCATTATGGCTGCATGTAGCCGCTTGTTAAGTTTGGGGATTCGAGTTTTGGCGCAGCGTGTCCCATGGCAGGGACATTCCTGGTTACAGGAGACGGCTCAGCTTGTACGAGTACGCAGGCATGGCGCTTGTCGCTTCCTTGCGCAACTAACTCCGAGAAACAGTGAGTATATGGGACTAAGGCTTggaaatttcatttcatttgataAGGGACGAATACAGttgacaccaggtaaaaatataACATGCTTTTGAACGTCAGAAAAAAGGGCCAAATAAAAACCCAATTAAAAAGATCCTCTGAAGAAAATGTAGCTAGTCTGAGAGACTTTTAGACGGATGGCTCACGTTCGAACGGGTAAAAAGTAGGTTGATAGAGATCTAAGGACTGCAACATAGTCTGAGATGAGGCGCTGGATCAAATTTACGATGTACTGTAGTGAGAAGCGACGGCTCCGTTATTAGAGGAATAGATGCTCAGGTAGCCCCAGTGACAGAATGTTTCCTTTAGAAGATTGCCAGGGTCATTGTATATGCTTTGGACAAAAGCGGGGTAGGTCCAGTTGCTCATATTTTAAATTAGAATGAAAGACAATGCCGATTATTTTGTAAACGATTAATCAATCAGCTGTTTTATTAAACTTCTACTATAAATtccactattattattaatatatctgTCTGGCGTAAATATTACCTTTATTCAAGGTGTCTTGCAACATTTGAGAAATACggttggttgcatttcttttgtttttccagttggagaacAAGCAAGAGAAGCGACTTGTTTATGGTTACACATTGTCAGTAGCCGGATCTAAACACACAACCTGaaggtttgaagttcaaagccttaaccactattgTCACATTACCTGCCACGGGAGAATAACTGAAGTGGTCCCAACCAGTTTCTTTGTTGACTAATCAAGCAGTTATTTtccagtttgtgtgttttttgttttgtttttaactagCAGGTTGTGCTAAGTATTTATTGAATGAATCAGACATTTCAATGCATAAGAatagttttttgctttttagtatttttttcccTAATTATTTATGCCATTATTTATTAGAAACACACAACACACTGAAACAGTTGCCCTGTAGCAGTTAATGCCACTTTCTAAGGTGTCATTTGTGCTTAATTAATTCTCAGACTTGGGATACCATTAATAGAGCAAACTCCAgagaaaaagtgaattaaaaaacgACAGTTACACATCTAAAGATATAGCAAAAACTAGATTTCTTAATTTCTCATAAAACTCAACACTAATGGGCACAAATTGAAAAgtatggttaattaaacaatgacatcaattaaaggaaaaaacaattcACTTATTGTTGAACTATTCAgaataaaaacctgaagccacagagTTCCACCAGGACTTAACTTGTGAAGCACTGCTGTAAAACATCTGGTAGATGGCCTTGAGTAAACCAGATATACTGCTTTTCCTTGGCATTCCTTTCCAGGATGGGAGTTGACATTCATTCTCGTCTGTGCCAGCTTTAACTTTGAAAGCTAAATGAATGTTCAGTAGTGCAAATTGTTCTAAAGGctcttttttttgttagttttttaaaCCTGAAAGGACTTTACACAGTTTATTGAACCTGATCTGTAGTTTAAGGTGTATTTCTTTGGGGGAGAAAAATCAGCTTCCTGGCGTTGGCTTGCCTGTTTGTGGCAAGCTGTGTATTGCTTTGCAGACTGACTGTTTCTACTATGTATGTGGTTAGATCAGctatatttaaaacattgcatCTTCACGTGTCATCCTGAttgttttttgaatgtgatgttttaaacaaaaaaaatttaaaataacatgtgTATGTTGCAATTTATTACTGCTAAGTTTTGACAGACCtctaatttgtatttttctttttagcaagAGTTAAAGAGCCACAAGTTGCTGATCCTTGgcatatatatggatatatactAGCAGGGGTACCTGGTGCTGCTCGGGATGGAATCAAGTCCTAGTGTAATGACCACATAAATTGACCAAGAGGAGATATTCCGTACCCAAACcaaaattttattaattgtaCCCACCATTGAGAGCAACTTTGTGTACCTCTCCCAAGTCTCAAAAATGCCTCCCAGGGGCACTTTCCTATTAAAGTGTGGGTTCAATCCTTAAATAATGTTTGGAATTTGGTCTTCCTCAGCAGAAACTGAAATTTGCATTCATGCATGCTTAGTTTGCCTCTTACCATTTTGCCAGTTACTTGGGGATGTAAAATTTGAGTAATTTAATTACCCATGACattgttaataaaatgtaatgcttttCTCAGTGTGTTAGGCATTTCataataatgtgcagtgtttttgGTGTTCCATTTgttgtaaagaaagaaaagagtggGGTCTTAAACATTATCACCCTCTAATGAGAACTCTCTCATTTTATTATGCTACAGTTTATTTAGGTTCAATTGTTGTAATATTTTTCCACTACACAGTGTCCTCTAATCTTGCTACTGTACACTTGCTGGGACTTTTGTTACTACTTTTGGAGTCCACTTAATTGCTTAATAATGTCTATATATAGTCTTCTATACATGTGCTCCTTTATTCTTTAATTTGCTGAAGCTATTTTATGTAGGAGCAAATTGAAGTAATCTCTATGGGGGCTTAGGGGGGTGGGGGGCAGAGTCATGTAGGGCTAGGTGGCTAGAAAGCTCACCTTAGCTCAGTTGCTTCCATTTATAATAACTTCTGTGTCATTAACttttatttgagaaaaaaataggTCACACAAGTATATCTGACTTGAAACAAATGAGATGTTTTtagaaagagatagatagatagaggagattaaaaaaaacaactaataatTGAACAAATCTAATGCACTATGGCTGATGGAATATTTTTCTGATTtggtactttaaaataaaatgaacaattgtaggtttttctaaaaagaaaaaaaaagtgaaattggcCATTGGAGATGAGGTGCTCTGTCATCATTGAATATTCTGTTCTAATCAAGGTACTGCTTGTAACACAATTCAGTAGTCACTGTGAATGTCTAGGACCAGTATTGTAAGTCCATGGTGTTTGCCATGTAGAACACGAAAGTTGATTGACAAACTTCTTTTGGGTTTTCATTTCAGACATTAAATTTAAGCTGGATGAGAAGACGGCACATAGCAGTCTTGAACTCTTCAAGAAAGATACAGGAGTGTTATACTACATGCTGGGTGTGGATCCAACGAAGGTGCCTGCTAACCCAGAGCGTTTTCGTGAATGGGCAGTAGTTTTTGGTGATACAGCTATTACAACAGGCCGTCACTACTGGGAGGTATCGGTTTGCAAGTCTCAAGAATTTCGTATTGGAGTTGCAGATTCTGACATGTCTAGAGAGGACTGTGTTGGAACTAACAATAGCTCTTGGGTTTTCGGCTATACACACCGAAAATGGTATGCAATGACAACTAATGAGATGGTGCCTGTTTCTTTGGTTGGAAAGCCTGACAGGGTTGGGCTCCTTTTGGACTATGATGGACAAAAATTAGCACTAGTGGATCCAGAAAAGCAATCCATTATCCATGTTATGACAGCAAATTTCAAAACCCCAATTTGTCCTGCTTTTGCACTTTGGGATGGAGAGCTGGTAACTCACACAGGACTGCAAATACCCGATAGCCTTTAAAACCATCAAACTTTTTAATTCTATAATACATCAatgaattaagttttttttttttttttaaaactttggtgTGCTTATACTTGATTTTGATTATGTGTAATCAGCCTTGACGGGTATCATTTAAACAAGGAAGCATCTTCCCAAAGTATCATTTACAACACTTTTTTAGATGTAAATGGAGTTTATATAAAATGCAGTTGTATCCGAGTGAAGCAGCCTGGGTTTAGTAcagtaaattggaaaaaaatactttctaaTTGCCTTTATATGTGACAAATGAAAAActaaagcaaataataataatcagggAGAACAGGTTTTGAGTGGTAATTAAACACAGTTGGGTGATTCAAACAAGATGAGCTCAAACGGCATACAGAATTCAAGCTGTTTATACTATAAAGATATACACTTATAGGCATCAAGGTGCTgtgaaatacatttatattacttATGCTGGTTGATTTTCAGTAATAAAGGAAACCGGATGGATGTGAATAAAATATCAGTTGTGGTGTTCTCCTGGTGGGATACATTAGTTTAAAGAAATGGTGAGaacctttcacatttatttagGCAATTGCTGTACAATGGTAGTCCTCTTCAGGTGAAGTATCTATTGGTGCCACGTATGTATCaaccaaattatttttatttttgtcaaagtCAACAGTACTGATGAGTCCCATGATTTTAGTAATGTAGTTTTGTGGAGATGCACACAAAACAGATCTAGTAGCTAAGGAATTGAACTATAAAGCACAAGATTGCAAGCTGGATTTGTGTCCTGGACTTGCTGTAAGTTAAGGTGTATTTGGAGCGGCATTCCAATGCAGATTGTAGTTAACCCTTTAATCCCCTACTTAATCTGTGTCTGGTTAATGTTGCACTTTACTGAAGTTACAGTGCCAAAGCAGCAATTTATAAGGTATACAAGTGATATTGCATGATTTACTGATTATTGTAgccatattttcaaaatgttttgtatttataaaatgaaaaccaaCCTATAGGATAGACTTAAGTCCATTATAAATGCAGATATTAAATTTTATTCATGATTTTATGATCGCCTGTACACACTCCTTTTGCTATCCCCTGCCTATACTGACTTCTGTTACTAGGGTCACCAACTGAAGAGATAATAGTAGTTAGCATGCTACATATAAAGTATTTTGGGACATGGCattatagaaataaacatttaaaagtgaaattatAAAACCCGGATATCTAAAAGGGTAATGATAAGTTTGTCATTGTGTTTTCTTCAATGTGGTTTACTTTAAATTAtagcaaataaaatatttgtataattgTAGAGAACTTTaatagaacagaaaaaaatgccaGCTAAAGGATGAGTTAAGGTTAGTAAATGTTTCATGCAGTGATTGGCCCACAGTGTTCGGTGAATTGTAATTTCCAGTTTGTAAAGTCACTGAGAAATAGCAGTTTGCtaaatttaaaacttaaataaagAATGTGCAGGTAAATAACAAACAATCATGAGTTTGAAGGAGTTTTACAAGAACATGAGCTGAACTCATTGATTTACTTTAAAAGACTTAAATCAAATCTTGTTTCAGTTTTCACCAGCAGGTGTCACCATAATCATTAAGGGAAATAAGTACACTCCATAGGTACTAAGTAGTATGGTACTTTAATGCTGCAGTGTTTCAGCTTCAGAGACAGTTTCAAAAATCCATGTTACTTTTTGTGTATTGGGACAATGGGACATTTTgattttgcatattatttacgAAGGACTCGGTTATTTAACAAAAGAGAGGAAGGAGCTTAAATacacacagaataaataaaaaattacccTTCAATTTAGTGAATATGATTAATTAATGTATAGTCATGCAGGTTGAAGCCTATCCCTGCACAACCCAGTGCAAGGCAGAGTACAAACAATGATAGAATATTAATTTGTCACAATGTATCCAACCATAATCACTCACACTAGGCCATATTAAAGTTGCAGATTAATATAACGTTAAGGTCTTTATGATGTGGGGAAAACTTGGGTAAATaaagggagaacacgcaaacctcaaccatttattaaaacaatttatcCACTTCAATTTGATGAAGGGAATAAACCTAGACTGTTGAAAAGCTGTCCACTGGACTATCCGCTGACAGCTTTATTACTGTGCTTTCTTACCTTTCAGGTAACACTTTCTTTGTAGCATTTTTGGTGGGATCACACTGTGCCACACCAGTTTAGTCTGGCTGAACTGACCTGCAGACAAACACAGAAATACACTCACGTATAAGTAGACTAACACTACTTTatggataaaaataataaaaggtacaTAGGGAAAGCAGTTTAGAATGGAAGAGGGATAccatacaaaaaaggaaaatatagaaAACCAACCCCATGCATCAAACTCATGGAAAGAAAGTTCTGGCAAATGTTGGCTAATTGAGAACACCGGGGCCCCACAAAACGTCAATTTTAATGAAGAACAAGCAA
This genomic interval carries:
- the LOC120525177 gene encoding SPRY domain-containing protein 4-like, which gives rise to MAACSRLLSLGIRVLAQRVPWQGHSWLQETAQLVRVRRHGACRFLAQLTPRNNIKFKLDEKTAHSSLELFKKDTGVLYYMLGVDPTKVPANPERFREWAVVFGDTAITTGRHYWEVSVCKSQEFRIGVADSDMSREDCVGTNNSSWVFGYTHRKWYAMTTNEMVPVSLVGKPDRVGLLLDYDGQKLALVDPEKQSIIHVMTANFKTPICPAFALWDGELVTHTGLQIPDSL